A single region of the Triticum dicoccoides isolate Atlit2015 ecotype Zavitan chromosome 2B, WEW_v2.0, whole genome shotgun sequence genome encodes:
- the LOC119366187 gene encoding geraniol 8-hydroxylase-like, translated as MTELLQNPSSMSRACNELAEVIGSKRNIDEDDIVRLPYLQAVIKETFRLHPPGPFLLPRKLERTLKIAGYTIPKDSRVFINIWAIGRDKDVWTEPEKFMPERFLGSTVDFKGADFELLPFGAGRRICPGMPLAIRMVHLVLASLLNQFKWSLPVELERDGIDMEEKFSLSLMKVVPLRIVPTPI; from the coding sequence ATGACAGAGCTTCTCCAAAATCCATCATCAATGTCTAGAGCTTGCAACGAGCTTGCAGAAGTTATTGGATCCAAAAGAAACATCGACGAAGATGATATTGTTCGGTTGCCCTATCTCCAAGCTGTCATAAAAGAGACTTTTAGACTTCATCCTCCTGGCCCGTTCCTGTTGCCACGGAAACTAGAGAGAACACTGAAAATAGCAGGTTACACAATACCTAAAGATTCACGTGTGTTTATAAACATATGGGCGATAGGTCGAGATAAAGATGTATGGACTGAACCTGAGAAGTTTATGCCAGAGAGGTTCTTGGGTTCAACAGTTGACTTTAAGGGTGCCGAttttgagctccttccatttggtGCCGGACGTCGGATCTGCCCTGGAATGCCATTGGCTATTAGGATGGTGCATTTGGTCCTCGCTTCGTTGTTAAATCAATTTAAGTGGAGTCTCCCTGTTGAGCTTGAAAGGGATGGGATTGATATGGAAGAAAAGTTTAGCCTATCACTTATGAAGGTCGTGCCTCTTCGTATTGTACCAACACCGATTTGA